TTGGCAACCAACCTTCGCCGTTTAACATTTGCGCGTATTCCGCCGCCGTCATTCCGTACACAATAGGAACAGGATCTAAGCCCACAAAGGATTTGTATTTTATATCCAATACTGGACCATCCACAAAATAACCATTGGGATTAGGGCGATCCAGCACAATTAATTTAACATGATTTTCGGCGCAAGCCTCCATTACGTAATGCAAAGTAGAAATATAGGTGTAAAAACGAACGCCCACATCTTGCAAATCATACACCACAACATCAATGTTTTTAAGGTCTTCGGCGCTTGGTTTAAAATGATCGCCATAAAGCGAAACAACATTTAAGCCTGTTTTTTTGTCTTTCGAATTATTGAAATTTTCGCCTGCATCTTTGTTTCCACGAAAACCGTGCTCGGGAGAAAATATTTTTTTCAAGGAAACACCCAATGAAATCAAGCTATCCGCCGTATTTATTTTTCCGATAACAGAAGTTTGATTGGCAACAATCGCAACATTTTTTCCTTGTAAAAGAGACAAGTATAAATTGAATTGTTGTGCGCCAACACTCACATCGGCAGCAGTTTTAACGGTATTGGTAACGGGTTCAATCACTTCTTGGGCAAACGAAATCCCGAAAAAGAAAAAAAGAATGCCACTCCAAAAATATTTTTTCATACTGACGTATTTACGGATAAAAAACAAAAGTAAGAAACTGTTCATGCTTTTCGAATTTTTTTTTGCTTTCGAAAAACGCCTTCGAAAAATTATTTTTTTGAAGTCGTTTTTTAAACGTCAAAAACATAGCATTTTCGAAATTTTTTTTTGAGAAAATTTAACCTCTTTATATTTAGCTTTAGGAATAAATAAAAAAAAACACCTGTATCTAAAAAAAAATAGATATTTTTGATACTTGATTTTTCTTTACCGAAAAACTTATTTTTGTTTCATTAAAAAAAATATTTTATCCATGCGTAATCGTTACCTTACTTTCCTGTCATTTCTTTTTGTAACTCAAACCTTGTTTTCGCAGGAAACCGGAACTTCATATAAAGATAAATTTACAGAAGGGAATTATCTGCTTTTAGAGCAAAATTACCCTATTGCACTCCAAAATTTCTTGGATGCCTACCATATTGATTCTTCTAATGCGAATATTAATTACAAAGTGGGTTTGTGCTATTTAAATTCCTCTTCTCAAAAAAATAAAGCATTGCTTTTTTTAGAAAAAGCCGTACAAAATGTGAGTAAGAATTACGATTATCTTGGAGTAGGTGAAAAACATGCTCCCATTAACGCATATTATTATTTAGGAAGAGCGTATCATTTGGCGTATCGCTTTGATGATGCTATTGCCAGCTACCAAAAATTTGAAACGTTTCTTAAAAAAAGAGACGGTGATTTAAAATCGGATGCTGATCATCAAATCGAAATGTGTCAAAACGGAAAACTCTTTTATGCAGCTCCAGGTGATGTACGAATTACCAATTTGGGAGATAGTGTGAATTCTATTTATCCAGATTATTGTCCAGTTCTTTCTGCGGATGAGAATACACTTATTTTTACTTCTCGTAGACCAGATAATACCATTGGTAATCAAAAAACAATAGACGACCAATATTATGAACACATTTACATTTGCTACAAAAAAGCAGACGGAACTTGGACATCGCCGGTTTCGATTAGTTCGAATATTAATTCGGATGGTGTAAATAATGCTACTGTTGGCTTATCTGCCGACGGGCAAAGTTTGTTGATTTTTAAAGGAGATGTTGGCGGCGGTGATTTATACATTAGTACTTTAAACGGAAACGATTGGACCAAACCAATAGCACTTGGATCTGATATCAACACGAACTCTTGGGAGCCAAGTGCATCCATTAGCGCAGATGGAAATACCATTTATTTTGTAAGCGATAGAAAGGGAGGATTGGGCGGAAGAGATATTTGGAAATGCGTGAAACTCCCGAACGGGGAGTGGAGTAAAGCCAGTAATTTGGGCGCTCCTATCAACACACCTTACGATGAAGATGGTCCTTTTATTCATCCGGATGGAAAAACATTGTTTTTTAGCTCTAAAGGACATAACAGTATGGGCGGTTTTGATGTGTTTTATTCCATTAAATCGGATACCGGATGGTCAAAGCCACAAAATATGGGCTATCCTATCAATACGCCAGATGATGAAGTGTATTATGTTGTTTCTCCAGATGGAAAACGCGCTTATTATTCTTCCGACAAAGCTGGAGGATACGGTGAAAAGGACATTTACATGATTAATTTTCCACATTCAGTGGAACAACCACTTACTTTGATAAAAGGTGTTATTACCCCACCTGCAGGACAAGAATTACCAGATGGAATAACCATTGTTGTAACAAATACAACAAGTGGAGAAACAGTTGGTACCTATAAGCCCATCAAACGCAACGGTAACTACACATTTATTTTGCAACCGAATGCAGATTACAAAGTATCATATCAGTTAAATGATAAAGAGTTTTACTCGGAAGACATCAATGTTCCTGCCGGATCTTCTTTTCAAGAATTAGACAGAGCCATAAAATTAGATGAAGTAAATATGCACGGAGGAATTGCTGCAGCATTAGATTCTGTTACGAAGCCGAAAGCGGATAATAAGAAGATAAATACTTCCGGATTGGAATACGCGTTGTTTTTCAAATACAATGTCAATGAAATTGATGTGAATGAAACTTCCTTCAAACAATTTGTGGACACGCTTTACACGACTTTACAAAACAATCCGAATTTAAAAATTGTGATAGAATCAAGTGCTTCCAAAGTGCCAACGCGGAAATATAAATCCAATAAAAAATTGGCTGAGCTGAGAGCAAATCATGCAAAAGAACAAATTGTAACAGCTTTAAAGGCAAAAGGATTAGGAAAAAGTCAATTGAAATTTCATAAAAAAGCTTTGGTGGGCGGACCAAAATACAATGCTGATTATGAACTTCGCAAAGCAATTTATGAACAATTCCAATTTGTGAAAATAAAACTGGAGTAAAAAAACCATATTCTCTTTGGAAAGAAGCAATACCGAAAGGATTGCTTCTTTTTTT
This genomic stretch from Bacteroidia bacterium harbors:
- a CDS encoding DUF1343 domain-containing protein, which gives rise to MKKYFWSGILFFFFGISFAQEVIEPVTNTVKTAADVSVGAQQFNLYLSLLQGKNVAIVANQTSVIGKINTADSLISLGVSLKKIFSPEHGFRGNKDAGENFNNSKDKKTGLNVVSLYGDHFKPSAEDLKNIDVVVYDLQDVGVRFYTYISTLHYVMEACAENHVKLIVLDRPNPNGYFVDGPVLDIKYKSFVGLDPVPIVYGMTAAEYAQMLNGEGWLPNAEKCDLTCIKVKNYSHNDWYQLPVKPSPNLPNMAAVYLYPSLALFEGTVISVARGTDFPFQAIGNPEIKDAPFSFTPKSIDGESKDPPFENQKCTGYDLRNFGEVFMKNYQKMYLYWIEGMYKTYPDKKNFFNSYFNSLAGNDVLKEQIIKGMSEDDIRKTWQPALTIFKQIRKKYLLYPDFTN